Proteins from a single region of Scatophagus argus isolate fScaArg1 chromosome 23, fScaArg1.pri, whole genome shotgun sequence:
- the ccl36.1 gene encoding C-C motif chemokine 36.1 codes for MRTSHIVLLCILGAALLSSVICKNEIGPDDCCFTFYPRRLRKTLIRSYYMTDFRCPKTGVILVSQKSRHICADPNLSWVGSIIQSLDENSICQQMVLQESIKMRTSHIVLLCILGAALLSSVICKNGLNHNDCCFTFYPRRLRKTLIRSYYMTDFRCPKTAVILVTQKSRHICADPNLSWVASIIQSLDENSFEPAAPPSVLNVTNAFNMEIC; via the exons ATGAGGACAAGTCACATCGTTCTGCTGTGCATCTTGGGAGCTGCACTGCTTTCTTCAGTGATCTGCAAGA atGAAATTGGTCCTGACGACTGCTGTTTCACTTTCTACCCAAGAAGACTGAGAAAAACCTTAATCCGCTCATATTACATGACTGACTTTCGCTGCCCAAAGACTGGAGTCAT tctggtttcacaGAAGTCCCGTCACATCTGTGCAGATCCGAATCTCTCCTGGGTTGGGAGCATCATACAAAGTCTGGATGAAAACTCCAT CTGCCAGCAGATGGTGCTGCAG GAGAGTATCAAGATGAGGACAAGTCACATCGTTCTGCTGTGCATCTTGGGAGCTGCACTGCTTTCTTCAGTAATCTGCAAGA atggACTTAATCATAACGACTGCTGTTTCACTTTCTACCCAAGAAGACTGAGAAAAACCTTAATCCGCTCATATTACATGACTGACTTTCGCTGCCCAAAGACTGCAGTCAT TCTGGTTACACAGAAGTCCCGTCACATCTGTGCAGATCCGAATCTCTCCTGGGTTGCAAGCATCATACAAAGTCTGGATGAAAACTCTTTTGAACCAGCTGCCCCTCCATCCGTCTTAAATGTTACTAATGCTTTTAATATGGAAATCTGTTGA
- the ccdc96 gene encoding coiled-coil domain-containing protein 96 has translation MDGELENEVKNDIEKVVSTDPSSEKDISPIIINRLEGVSAADHNEENAENMKANEVPVEKAATSEPEENSGYAVSSTNEDLIVKINEVKEQPVPHEVSVHHKTPETENISPTQEEEDEAEEGEPTAARADKEDISYGEYMQLLQVLCEERDKASQHSSRLQMELAEYFHKKARDDGRVERELSVSEQLQEYEEHIKILSDLKQQLTSDSETAQQQEEELSLQSQERLNKVEDEWRMFLALKQDVAVTLLYRCLGRQAAQAKVESILAAEQLRQDKLIKLRLKNIKLGRRIQRLEAELREGEEHARDSLQLQFEQLQAERMELKRHIDKQNEESLKMQRKISSSLEVLSNVKEKLFWKQKEVQTKREQLAEVEATVAMKKDILARTKQTRNSLQRNNLKLMERCGLLGNRVLLRDFEDTVDASNHLEEQLGNLKDQQAEIIFKCGRWKKK, from the exons ATGGACGGTGAACTagaaaatgaagtgaagaatGATATAGAGAAGGTAGTGTCAACAGACCCCTCCAGTGAGAAGGACATTTCTCCTATTATTATTAATAGACTTGAAGGTGTCTCAGCTGCAGATCATAATGAAGAAAACGCGGAAAATATGAAAGCTAATGAGGTCCCTGTTGAAAAAGCAGCTACCTCTGAACCAGAAGAGAACAGTGGGTATGCTgtcagcagcacaaatgaagaCTTGATTGTGAAGATAAATGAAGTTAAAGAACAGCCGGTACCCCATGAAGTGAGTGTTCATCACAAGACCCCAGAGACAGAGAACATCAGTCCTActcaagaggaagaagatgaggctGAGGAAGGTGAACCTACTGCTGCTCGTGCAGACAAAGAAGACATCAGCTATGGAGAGTACATGCAGCTACTCCAGGTGCTGTGCGAGGAGAGGGATAAAGCCAGCCAGCACAGCAGCCGGCTGCAGATGGAGCTGGCAGAGTACTTCCACAAAAAGGCCAGAGACGACGGCCGTGTGGAGAGAGAGCTGTCAgtgtcagagcagctgcaggagtaTGAGGAGCACATTAAGATCCTGAGTGatctgaagcagcagctcacCTCTGACTCAGagacagctcagcagcaggaagaggagctgAGTTTACAGTCCCAAGAAAGGCTGAACAAG GTGGAAGATGAATGGCGAATGTTTTTGGCACTTAAACAGGATGTGGCTGTGACACTACTATACCGATGCCTTGGTAGACAAGCTGCTCAGGCCAAAGTGGAGTCAATCCTGGCGGCAGAGCAGCTTCGCCAGGACAAGCTGATCAAGCTACGCCTCAAGAACATCAAGCTGGGGAGGAGGATTCAGAGGTTGGAGGCAGAGCTCCGTGAAGGGGAGGAACATGCCAGGGACTCTCTGCAACTCCAATTTGAGCAGCTGCAAGCTGAAAGGATGGAGCTGAAGAGACATATTGATAAGCAAAATGAGGAATCCTTAAAGATGCAGAGAAagatcagcagcagtttggag GTCCTGTCAAATGTAAAGGAGAAGCTGTTTTGGAAGCAGAAGGAGGTCCAGACAAAACGAGAGCAGTTGGCTGAGGTGGAGGCCACTGTGGCCATGAAGAAGGACATTCTGGCCAGGACAAAGCAGACACGCAACAGCCTGCAAAGAAACAACTTAAAGCTGATGGAACGTTGTGGACTGCTGGGGAACAGGGTCCTCCTGCGGGACTTTGAGGACACTGTGGATGCCTCCAACCACCTAGAGGAACAACTGGGGAATCTGAAGGATCAGCAAGCTGAAATCATCTTCAAATGTggcagatggaaaaaaaaatga
- the grpel1 gene encoding grpE protein homolog 1, mitochondrial, with the protein MASWCVRAVRQSYSLVASPGLIRACPRLLCTATQQKNGHRSEEETEKPEQSAAEKALMEEKTQLEEQLKDMTEKYKRALADTENLRTRSQKMIEDAKLYGIQGFCKDLLEVADILEKATESVPKEEVTSQNPHLKNLYDGLVMTEVQIQKVFTKHGLVKLNPDGQKFDPYEHEALFHAPMEGKEPGSVAVVTKVGYKLHGRTLRPALVGVAKAP; encoded by the exons ATGGCGAGTTGGTGTGTACGAGCAGTGAGACAAAGCTACTCACTCGTAGCTTCACCTGGACTAATAAG AGCGTGTCCACGTTTGTTGTGTACTGCCACCCAGCAGAAGAATGGCCACAGgtcagaggaggagacagaaaagcCAGAGCAGAGTGCAGCAGAGAAAGCCCTAATGGAGGAGAAGAcccagctggaggagcagctcaAGGACATGACA GAAAAGTACAAGCGGGCCTTGGCAGACACGGAGAACCTCAGGACAAGGAGTCAGAAGATGATAGAGGATGCTAAATTATACG GGATCCAGGGCTTCTGTAAGGACCTGCTGGAGGTGGCCGACATCTTGGAGAAGGCGACAGAAAGCGTGCCCAAGGAGGAGGTGACGAGCCAGAACCCCCATCTGAAGAACCTGTATGACGGCCTGGTGATGACTGAGGTGCAAATCCAGAAGGTGTTCACTAAGCACGGGCTGGTCAAGCTCAACCCCGATGGTCAGAAGTTCGACCCCTACGAGCACGAGGCTCTCTTCCACGCCCCCATGGAGGGCAAAGAGCCCGGCAGTGTCGCTGTAGTAACCAAAGTGGGCTACAAGCTTCATGGTCGCACCCTCAGGCCGGCGTTGGTGGGTGTGGCCAAGGCCCCCTAG
- the tada2b gene encoding transcriptional adapter 2-beta: MADLGKKYCVNCLADVTNLRLRCTDCPDIELCPECFSAGAEIGNHRRWHGYQQVDGGRFSLWGPEAEGGWTSREEQSLLDAIEQYGFGNWEDMAAHVGASRTPQEVMEHYVTMYIHGNLGKACIPDSIPNRVTDHTCPSGGPLSPSLTTPLPPLDISLIEQQQLGYMPLRDDYEIEYDQDAEKLISGLSVNYDDEDVEIEMKRAHVDMYVRKLRERQRRKNIARDYNLVPAFLGRDKKDKEKEKPGVLGVTGAAGGVGGAGAGGGTVGSGSTTTAGSGPVPSTPKRKITKEEKEQRVRLRGLCQFMAHREFEDFFDNMHKERLLRAKVRELQRYRRNGITRLEESAEYEAARHKREKRKENKSVVTSKRGSGGGGGLGSGMGLGGGAGGGGIAGGMGVGGGIKEEGKDGEFAAIENLTGFELLSDREKVLCNSLNLSPARYLTVKTIIIRDHLQKRQGIPAKSRLPSYLDKVLKKRILTFLTESGWISRDAS; this comes from the exons ATGGCCGACCTGGGGAAGAAGTACTGCGTGAACTGCCTTGCAGATGTTACAAACCTGCGGCTTCGCTGCACTGACTGCCCCGATATCGAGCTGTGCCCAGAGTGCTTCTCCGCGGGCGCAGAAATCGGTAATCACCGGAGATGGCACGGCTACCAGCAGGTCGACGGCGGTCGGTTCTCTCTCTGGGGTCCCGAGGCAGAGGGAGGATGGACCAGCAGGGAAGAGCAGTCGCTACTCGATGCTATCGAGCAATATGGATTTGGAAACTGG GAGGACATGGCCGCTCATGTCGGAGCATCCCGAACTCCTCAGGAGGTCATGGAACACTATGTCACCATGTACATCCATGGAAACCTGGGTAAGGCCTGCATACCTGACAGCATTCCCAACCGGGTGACCGACCACACCTGCCCATCTGGGGGTCCCTTGTCCCCAAGCCTCACCACCCCGCTCCCTCCGCTGGATATCAGTCTGATTGAGCAACAGCAGCTGGGCTATATGCCCCTACGTGATGACTATGAGATTGAATATGACCAGGATGCAGAGAAGCTCATCAGTGGGCTGTCCGTGAACTACGATGACGAGGATGtggaaattgaaatgaaacGGGCCCATGTGGACATGTATGTGCGTAAACTCCGAGAGCGCCAGCGGCGTAAGAACATCGCTAGAGACTACAACTTGGTGCCTGCGTTCCTGGGCCGAGAtaagaaagacaaggagaaggagaaaccAGGAGTGCTGGGAGTCACAGGCGCTGCTGGAGGTGTGGGTGGGGCAGGAGCTGGCGGTGGCACAGTTGGATCAGGTTCCACAACAACGGCAGGATCAGGTCCTGTTCCAAGTACACCCAAAAGAAAGATTACcaaggaagagaaggagcagcGGGTCAGGTTGAGGGGGCTTTGCCAGTTCATGGCCCATCGGGAGTTCGAAGATTTCTTTGACAATATGCATAAAGAGCGTCTGCTGAGGGCCAAGGTACGTGAGCTACAACGCTACCGCCGCAATGGCATCACCCGCCTGGAAGAGTCTGCTGAATATGAAGCAGCGCGCCACAAACGAGAGAAACGCAAGGAGAACAAAAGTGTGGTCACCTCTAAACGGGGCAGTGGAGGAGGTGGCGGGCTTGGCTCTGGCATGGGACTCGGGGGCGGAGCTGGGGGAGGAGGCATTGCTGGAGGGATGGGGGTTGGAGGCGGGATCAAAGAAGAAGGCAAAGATGGTGAGTTTGCTGCCATTGAAAACCTGACTGGTTTTGAACTGCTCTCAGACAGGGAGAAGGTGCTTTGTAACTCTCTAAACCTTAGCCCAGCACGCTACCTGACTGTcaaaaccatcatcatcagagaCCACCTGCAGAAAAGACAAGGCATCCCAGCCAAGAGCCGACTGCCCAGCTACCTGGACAAGGTCCTCAAGAAACGCATTCTCACCTTCCTCACTGAAAGTGGCTGGATATCCCGAGACGCCTCATAG